A single window of Opisthocomus hoazin isolate bOpiHoa1 chromosome 5, bOpiHoa1.hap1, whole genome shotgun sequence DNA harbors:
- the DRD5 gene encoding D(1B) dopamine receptor, which yields MLRGGRSPVPPAEGGHGGAGGGPGGAGGAAGGPGAARVAAGGLLALLILWTLFGNVLVCAAIVRYRHLRSKVTNIFIVSLAVSDLLVALLVMPWKAVAEVAGYWPFGAFCNVWVAFDIMCSTASILNLCVISVDRYWAISSPFRYERKMTQRLAMVMISVAWALSVLISFIPVQLNWHKGGDVVAAGDIGDGFGAGWAAAGAVTTWAEDMSTTWVALAAMRPSDGTSGSNDTLTGPSESCDSSLNRTYAISSSLISFYIPVAIMIVTYTRIYRIAQVQIRRISSLERAAEHAQSCRSSHIDCHHHTSLKSSIRKETKVLKTLSVIMGVFVCCWLPFFILNCMVPFCESPPSDPHAGLPCVSETTFNIFVWFGWANSSLNPIIYAFNADFRKVFSNLLGCGQFCSSTPVETVNISNELISYNQDTLFHKEIVTAYVNMIPNVIDCEENREDPFDRMTQPSPEHEIATDSVCELDCEGEVSLGKITPFTPNGLH from the coding sequence ATGCTGCGGGGCGGCCGGAGCCCGGTGCCGCCGGCGGAGGGGGGccacggcggggcgggggggggccccggcggggcggggggcgcggcgggcggccccggggcggcgcgGGTGGCGGCGGGTgggctgctggccctgctcaTCCTCTGGACGCTCTTCGGGAACGTGCTGGTGTGCGCGGCCATCGTCCGCTACCGGCACCTGAGGAGCAAGGTCACCAACATCTTCATCGTCTCCCTGGCCGTCTCGGAcctgctggtggctctgctggtcaTGCCCTGGAAGGCGGTGGCCGAGGTGGCCGGGTACTGGCCCTTTGGGGCTTTCTGCAACGTCTGGGTGGCCTTTGATATCATGTGCTCCACGGCCTCCATCCTGAACCTGTGCGTGATTAGCGTGGACAGGTACTGGGCTATCTCCAGCCCTTTCCGCTATGAGAGGAAGATGACCCAGCGTTTGGCTATGGTGATGATCAGCGTGGCGTGGGCTCTGTCTGTGCTCATCTCCTTCATCCCTGTCCAGCTCAACTGGCACAAAGGTGGAGATGTTGTTGCTGCTGGTGATATTGGAGATGGATTTGGCGccggctgggcagcagcaggtgcTGTCACCACCTGGGCGGAAGACATGAGCACCACGTGGGTGGCATTGGCAGCAATGAGACCCTCTGATGGGACCTCTGGCAGCAATGATACCCTCACTGGACCGTCCGAGAGCTGTGACTCCAGCCTCAACAGGACTTACGCTATTTCCTCCTCCTTGATCAGTTTTTATATCCCAGTGGCTATCATGATAGTTACCTACACTCGAATCTACCGCATTGCTCAAGTGCAGATTCGTCGTATCTCGTCCCTGGAGAGGGCAGCCGAGCATGCGCAGAGCTGCCGGAGCAGCCACATTGACTGCCACCATCACACAAGCCTCAAGTCCTCCATCAGGAAAGAGACCAAGGTGTTGAAGACTCTCTCCGTCATCATGGGTGTCTttgtctgctgctggctgccgtTCTTCATCTTGAACTGCATGGTTCCCTTCTGCGAGAGCCCACCCAGTGACCCCCACGCTGGCCTTCCCTGCGTCAGTGAGACCACCTTTAATATCTTCGTCTGGTTTGGTTGGGCCAACTCCTCTCTCAACCCCATCATCTATGCCTTCAATGCTGACTTTAgaaaggtcttctccaacctcctGGGGTGCGGTCAGTTTTGCTCTAGTACTCCGGTGGAGACTGTTAATATAAGCAACGAGCTTATCTCTTACAACCAGGACACCCTTTTCCATAAGGAGATAGTGACTGCTTATGTTAACATGATCCCAAATGTGATTGACTGTGAGGAAAACCGCGAGGACCCTTTTGATAGGATGacccagccctcccctgagcACGAGATTGCCACTGACTCTGTCTGTGAGCTGGACTGCGAGGGGGAGGTTTCACTCGGCAAAATAACACCTTTCACTCCAAATGGTTTACATTAA